From Aristaeella lactis, the proteins below share one genomic window:
- a CDS encoding MerR family transcriptional regulator, producing MTIKEFSRLCGCNPKTIRYYDHVDLLKPVKVDSTTGYRYYDEDQALQYVKIKNLQIAGFSIEEIKGLLDADNDTVFNAFSEKIKDQEDRLRKTREIQQSYLDEVNRMKEKVSQFRKGVLNLTEDYDPMEEFGISAEEYKEILDSLTGYLENRKLSEIHFDYDLPSDGVQPEEEPEYLDILNSPDYEVLCEQHGWEHVREVMDRFTVPDDGKEYMLLFAFSEEKENQMSLATVLAVILARNATKRMETRKANPNFGCNVTKSEDGKNHFWVLVEKKEKE from the coding sequence ATGACAATCAAAGAATTCTCACGTTTGTGCGGCTGTAATCCCAAGACCATCCGGTACTATGACCACGTGGATCTGCTGAAACCGGTTAAGGTGGATTCCACTACCGGCTACCGGTACTATGATGAGGATCAGGCCCTGCAGTACGTGAAAATCAAAAATCTGCAAATCGCTGGATTCTCCATTGAGGAGATCAAAGGCCTTCTCGATGCCGATAACGATACGGTGTTCAACGCGTTCTCGGAAAAGATCAAAGATCAGGAAGACCGTCTCCGGAAAACCAGGGAAATCCAGCAGTCATATCTGGACGAAGTCAATCGTATGAAGGAAAAGGTAAGTCAATTCCGCAAAGGAGTACTGAATCTCACGGAAGACTACGATCCGATGGAGGAATTCGGAATCTCCGCAGAAGAATATAAGGAGATTCTGGACTCCCTGACCGGGTATCTGGAAAACCGTAAATTGTCGGAAATTCATTTTGATTATGATCTGCCTTCCGATGGAGTACAGCCTGAAGAAGAGCCGGAATACCTGGATATCCTGAACAGCCCGGACTATGAAGTGCTCTGTGAACAGCACGGATGGGAGCATGTACGGGAGGTCATGGACCGGTTTACTGTCCCTGATGACGGGAAAGAATACATGCTGCTCTTTGCCTTCTCTGAAGAGAAAGAGAACCAGATGTCATTGGCCACAGTCCTCGCCGTAATACTCGCGCGGAATGCGACAAAGCGGATGGAAACCCGCAAGGCCAATCCTAACTTTGGCTGCAATGTGACAAAGTCTGAAGACGGAAAGAATCACTTCTGGGTGCTGGTTGAAAAAAAGGAAAAAGAGTGA
- a CDS encoding zinc ribbon domain-containing protein translates to MKKNKILTEIIIGGFAVLIAGIVIPVKTSADRWYSYSSFSSQNDAGSALIVVLVLVALAVIGAGIVRVAGQSKDYEDYGAEPVEDFTERLAHEEKPAPAPAPVVVRVEKPREKKMVFCPYCGTAQDEDYKTCESCGAGRRK, encoded by the coding sequence ATGAAAAAGAATAAAATTCTGACAGAGATCATCATTGGCGGCTTTGCGGTGCTTATTGCCGGGATTGTCATCCCTGTAAAAACAAGCGCAGACAGATGGTATTCGTACTCCTCATTCTCCTCCCAAAACGATGCAGGAAGTGCTCTTATCGTTGTGCTTGTCCTGGTCGCTCTGGCGGTTATTGGAGCCGGCATTGTCCGCGTGGCGGGTCAAAGCAAGGACTATGAGGACTATGGGGCCGAACCTGTGGAGGACTTTACGGAAAGGCTTGCGCATGAGGAAAAGCCGGCCCCGGCGCCTGCGCCTGTGGTGGTAAGGGTGGAAAAGCCCAGGGAAAAGAAAATGGTATTCTGCCCGTACTGCGGAACAGCACAGGATGAAGATTATAAAACCTGCGAAAGCTGCGGCGCCGGCAGGCGGAAGTAA
- a CDS encoding replicative helicase loader/inhibitor, protein MKTGKLSRPFLYERKGEIYAMNMEETNQILASITAIYPVFVRDRDARTLAKVWQQVFNATPYQLVNQALMAYIATDTKGFPPTPGALNMWIAKTQQMNGPTENEAWAMVYRAISRGLYNSREEYEKLPPDIREIVGNSRMLHEWAQMDSSEVNTIIAAGFKRSWRARQELKQELMPLAGIPQMHLGEQEKREF, encoded by the coding sequence ATGAAGACAGGCAAGCTGAGCCGGCCTTTTCTTTATGAGCGGAAAGGGGAAATATACGCGATGAACATGGAAGAAACTAATCAGATCCTTGCGTCCATTACGGCGATCTATCCTGTTTTTGTCCGGGACAGGGATGCCAGAACCCTGGCAAAAGTCTGGCAGCAGGTTTTTAACGCTACACCCTATCAGCTGGTGAACCAGGCGCTTATGGCTTATATTGCCACGGACACAAAGGGCTTTCCACCTACTCCCGGTGCATTGAATATGTGGATCGCAAAGACACAGCAGATGAACGGACCTACGGAGAATGAGGCGTGGGCCATGGTATACCGGGCCATTTCACGAGGTTTATATAACAGCAGGGAAGAGTATGAAAAGCTTCCTCCCGATATCCGTGAAATTGTCGGCAACTCCCGCATGCTCCATGAATGGGCACAGATGGACAGCAGCGAGGTTAACACCATCATTGCCGCCGGATTCAAACGCTCCTGGCGCGCACGCCAGGAACTGAAACAGGAGCTGATGCCTCTGGCAGGAATCCCGCAGATGCATCTGGGGGAGCAAGAGAAGAGAGAGTTCTAA
- the cysK gene encoding cysteine synthase A codes for MVYNTILDAVGNTPMVRLNRMPEEGSAEILVKVEALNVGGSIKTRTALNMIEQAEKEGLLSPDSIIVEPTSGNQGIGLALVGAVKGYRTIIIMPDSVSEERRKLIRHYGAEVKLIHDAGDIGKCMEECLNCAMEMKAKNPKVFVPQQFENPNNTLAHKKHTALEIMAQVAGPIHGYCSGIGTGGTLTGIGEVLKAQYPDLEIWAVEPENAAILAGGTIGTHIQMGIGDGIIPDILNREIYDDIYVVTDAEALETARRLAKEEGLVCGISSGTNVAAALKLAKKLGPGKTVVTVLPDTAERYYSTPLFGV; via the coding sequence ATGGTATATAACACAATCCTTGACGCGGTGGGCAATACACCCATGGTCCGGCTGAACCGGATGCCGGAGGAAGGCAGTGCCGAAATCCTGGTCAAGGTGGAAGCGCTGAACGTCGGCGGCTCCATCAAAACCCGTACCGCGCTGAATATGATCGAACAGGCGGAAAAGGAAGGTCTCCTTTCCCCGGACAGCATCATCGTAGAGCCCACCAGCGGCAACCAGGGTATCGGTCTGGCGCTGGTCGGTGCGGTCAAAGGCTACCGGACAATCATCATCATGCCGGACTCCGTCAGTGAGGAGCGGCGGAAACTGATCCGTCATTACGGAGCGGAAGTCAAGCTCATCCATGACGCCGGAGATATCGGAAAGTGCATGGAGGAGTGCCTGAACTGCGCCATGGAAATGAAGGCGAAAAACCCGAAGGTCTTCGTTCCCCAGCAGTTTGAAAACCCGAACAACACCCTGGCCCATAAAAAGCATACCGCCCTGGAGATCATGGCCCAGGTGGCCGGACCGATCCACGGCTACTGCAGCGGCATCGGCACCGGCGGCACCCTCACCGGCATCGGCGAAGTGCTCAAAGCCCAGTATCCGGACCTGGAGATCTGGGCCGTGGAACCGGAAAACGCTGCCATCCTGGCCGGAGGCACCATCGGCACCCATATCCAGATGGGCATCGGCGACGGCATCATTCCGGATATCCTGAACCGGGAAATCTATGATGACATCTACGTGGTCACAGACGCGGAAGCCCTGGAAACCGCCCGCCGCCTCGCCAAAGAAGAGGGCCTGGTCTGCGGCATCTCCAGCGGCACCAACGTTGCCGCCGCCCTGAAGCTGGCCAAAAAGCTCGGGCCGGGGAAAACCGTGGTCACAGTTCTTCCCGACACCGCCGAGCGGTATTATTCCACCCCGCTTTTCGGAGTATGA
- a CDS encoding NlpC/P60 family protein, translated as MAVQMAGRYGKRIRAAAMLLAVMLLVSLIGTAGAEKKNTDLLEAAFELLEEGNPFVRRYEEMTGKDIEPLFPYGVPYFFGGLSGSKGNGWFYMAYPDYFVKLCEKGSGYFQPGKRYFYGLDCTGFTRHVYKACGREAHPTLSDMMTLWELRRYHVYDSREGNEMPPYEQLKDTLQIGDLLVIKHEATRSRHIMMYIGTLRDFGYTAEEEPALAAWLDYPLVIHCGLSPFYGERFQKLIDGCPEKYGRCTTTDGGVAVSILGPAPEDAPVHEHVQKTDYNWFVMNDGGYILTAVNMSDVKYYCWYRPE; from the coding sequence ATGGCGGTACAGATGGCAGGACGATACGGGAAACGGATCAGAGCCGCGGCGATGCTGCTGGCGGTGATGCTGCTGGTTTCCCTTATTGGAACGGCGGGAGCGGAAAAGAAAAACACGGACCTGCTGGAAGCCGCCTTTGAACTGCTGGAGGAGGGGAATCCCTTTGTAAGGCGGTATGAGGAAATGACCGGGAAAGACATTGAACCGCTGTTTCCTTACGGGGTTCCTTATTTCTTCGGCGGACTGAGCGGATCAAAGGGAAACGGCTGGTTTTACATGGCCTACCCGGATTACTTTGTGAAACTCTGCGAGAAAGGTTCCGGATATTTTCAGCCCGGGAAAAGATACTTCTACGGCCTGGACTGCACAGGATTTACCCGGCATGTGTACAAGGCCTGCGGCAGGGAGGCGCATCCCACCCTGTCCGATATGATGACCCTGTGGGAGCTGCGCCGGTATCATGTGTATGATTCCCGGGAAGGAAATGAGATGCCGCCCTATGAACAGCTGAAGGATACGCTGCAGATCGGCGACCTGCTGGTAATCAAGCACGAGGCAACACGGTCCAGGCATATCATGATGTACATCGGGACGCTGCGGGATTTCGGCTATACCGCTGAGGAGGAACCCGCCCTGGCAGCCTGGCTGGATTATCCGCTGGTGATCCACTGCGGGCTGAGCCCCTTCTACGGCGAAAGGTTCCAGAAGCTGATTGACGGGTGCCCGGAGAAATACGGCAGGTGTACAACAACAGACGGCGGTGTGGCTGTGTCCATCCTGGGACCGGCACCGGAGGACGCCCCGGTACACGAACACGTACAGAAAACAGATTATAACTGGTTTGTGATGAATGACGGGGGATACATCCTGACAGCGGTGAATATGAGTGATGTGAAGTATTACTGCTGGTACAGACCAGAATAA
- the metF gene encoding methylenetetrahydrofolate reductase [NAD(P)H] encodes MTILETVRDERLTLSFEVFPPKTDAAFEEVLQATEEIAALKPSFISVTYGAGGKGGKYTMEIARTLQNADGVETLAHLTCVGAGKEDISTYLQAMKNAGIRNIMALRGDLPEGMTPEDMKKSPYPHASDLIREIRRSGDFCIGAACYPEVHPESTVQAEDLHYLKEKVDAGADFLTTQMFFDNNLLYNFLYKLRETGVTVPVVPGIMPITKANQVKRALKLSGSFMPRRFTSLVDKFGSSPDAMKRAGIIYACDQIIDLYANGIRHVHVYTMNKPDVAAAIQNHLSGMLGRAF; translated from the coding sequence ATGACGATACTTGAAACAGTCCGGGACGAGCGGCTGACGCTCTCCTTCGAAGTCTTCCCGCCGAAAACCGATGCTGCCTTTGAGGAAGTGCTGCAGGCAACGGAAGAGATCGCCGCGCTGAAGCCGTCTTTCATCTCCGTAACCTACGGAGCCGGCGGCAAGGGCGGGAAATATACCATGGAGATCGCCCGCACACTGCAGAACGCGGACGGGGTGGAAACCCTGGCCCACCTGACCTGCGTAGGCGCGGGAAAGGAAGATATCAGCACATACCTTCAGGCCATGAAAAATGCCGGGATCCGGAACATTATGGCCCTGCGGGGAGACCTGCCGGAAGGCATGACGCCGGAGGACATGAAAAAGAGTCCCTATCCCCATGCATCCGACCTGATCCGGGAAATCCGCAGGTCAGGGGATTTTTGCATCGGCGCCGCCTGCTATCCGGAAGTCCATCCTGAAAGCACGGTCCAGGCAGAGGACCTGCACTATCTGAAGGAAAAGGTGGACGCGGGAGCGGATTTCCTGACCACCCAGATGTTCTTTGACAACAACCTTTTGTATAACTTCCTGTACAAGCTGCGGGAGACGGGCGTGACGGTGCCGGTGGTGCCGGGTATTATGCCCATTACGAAAGCCAACCAGGTGAAGCGCGCCCTGAAGCTGTCCGGCAGTTTTATGCCCCGCCGGTTTACCAGCCTGGTGGACAAATTCGGTTCCTCGCCGGACGCCATGAAACGGGCCGGGATCATCTATGCCTGTGATCAGATCATCGACCTGTACGCCAACGGGATCCGGCACGTGCATGTTTATACCATGAACAAGCCGGATGTGGCTGCGGCGATCCAGAACCACCTGTCCGGTATGCTGGGGAGGGCCTTCTGA
- a CDS encoding vitamin B12 dependent-methionine synthase activation domain-containing protein, with translation MKEGLRLAELGVIPFDEKEILHYAMLPSFAPPPEELPLKESLEAAKGAAQCRAVWCRFPLKRNGDELDLGFAKTTSKGLRRHLEGCEEIILFACTAGAEMDRRIIRAKLGSPAKGLLMHAIGAQQVEGACDRLCAQLAEMFPDKQLTDRFSPGYGDLPLSMQRDVMEALDCGRTVGITLTDSLLMTPSKSVTAIIGMKERKPE, from the coding sequence ATGAAGGAAGGACTGCGGCTTGCGGAGCTGGGCGTGATTCCGTTTGACGAGAAGGAGATCCTGCATTATGCCATGCTGCCCTCCTTCGCGCCGCCGCCGGAAGAGCTGCCGCTGAAGGAAAGCCTGGAGGCGGCCAAAGGCGCGGCGCAGTGCCGGGCGGTCTGGTGCCGGTTTCCGCTGAAACGGAACGGGGACGAACTGGACCTGGGTTTCGCGAAGACAACTTCCAAAGGCCTCCGGAGGCACCTGGAAGGCTGTGAAGAGATTATCCTGTTTGCCTGCACGGCAGGCGCGGAAATGGACCGCCGGATCATCCGGGCGAAGCTGGGTTCACCGGCGAAAGGCCTGCTGATGCACGCCATCGGGGCGCAGCAGGTGGAAGGCGCCTGTGACCGGCTGTGCGCGCAGCTGGCGGAGATGTTTCCGGACAAACAGCTGACGGATCGGTTTTCCCCGGGATACGGGGACCTGCCGCTTTCGATGCAGCGGGACGTGATGGAAGCACTGGACTGCGGGCGGACCGTTGGCATAACGCTGACGGACAGCCTGCTGATGACACCGAGCAAAAGTGTAACAGCCATTATCGGAATGAAAGAGAGAAAGCCTGAATGA
- a CDS encoding homocysteine S-methyltransferase family protein — MKLKELLRKGPFFLDGGMGTLLQARGLKPGEAPERWGMLHPDVITDIQRTYYEAGSDMVLTNTFGVHPLRYDLAECEEMIRTAVACADKARKAVGDGKERFIALDIGPCGQLLKPLGNLPFEEAVQGFAEVVRIGSKYGVDCVFIETMNDGAEARAALLAAKENCDLPVLVSCAYGADGKLMTGGTPESVVAMLEGLGADAVGVNCSLGPDALAPIVERYLEAASVPVLMKPNAGLPQEKDGKTIYNVGPEEFSAQIIPLIEKGLRIIGGCCGTTPDFIRAVKSASEGMIPGPIEPKERTVIASRGQIIELGKNPVIIGERINPTGKKRLRKALEEGDMAYVLNEAIVQEEHGAEVLDVNVGTPGVDEPALLEQAVQELQAVTDLPLQLDTSDPEAMRRALRVYNGKALINSVNGKQEVMDAIFPLVQKYGGAVVALTLDEGGIPGTAEGRLAIAERILKEAEKYGIRPKDILFDTLTMTVSTDGNAAKVTLDALKMIREKTGCGTVLGVSNVSFGLPVREVLGSVFLTLALERGLSGAIMNPLNERMMGAMISFRTLTGRDENCAAYIKYANDLPTMQAVAPTAGTGPAKETEAKGLRRAVVKGLCKEAANLTRTALEEGRDSLDLVKEEIIPALDEVGQGFEAKKIFLPQLMMSAEAAEAAVAEIKKKAGNRDAQESKGTVVLATVKGDIHDIGKNIVKLLLENYGFTVADLGKDVPPETVLEAVERLHAPICGLSALMTTTVPAMAETVALVHEKAPWCRVMVGGAVLTEEYARDIGADGYGKDAMASVRLAERFMQEQA; from the coding sequence ATGAAACTGAAGGAACTGCTGAGGAAGGGACCGTTTTTCCTGGACGGCGGCATGGGTACGCTGCTGCAGGCAAGGGGCCTGAAACCGGGCGAGGCACCGGAACGGTGGGGCATGCTCCATCCGGACGTGATCACCGATATTCAGCGGACATACTATGAAGCGGGCAGCGATATGGTGCTGACCAACACCTTCGGGGTGCATCCGCTGCGCTATGACCTGGCTGAATGCGAAGAGATGATCCGGACGGCGGTCGCCTGCGCGGACAAGGCCCGGAAGGCTGTCGGTGACGGGAAAGAACGGTTTATCGCACTGGATATCGGTCCCTGCGGACAGCTGCTGAAGCCGCTGGGCAACCTGCCCTTTGAAGAAGCGGTGCAGGGCTTTGCGGAAGTGGTGCGCATCGGCAGTAAGTACGGGGTTGACTGTGTTTTTATTGAGACCATGAATGACGGCGCGGAAGCCCGGGCAGCCCTGCTGGCGGCGAAGGAAAACTGCGACCTGCCGGTGTTGGTTTCCTGCGCTTACGGGGCGGACGGAAAGCTGATGACCGGAGGTACGCCGGAGTCAGTGGTGGCCATGCTGGAAGGCCTGGGCGCGGACGCAGTGGGCGTGAACTGCTCCCTGGGGCCGGACGCCCTGGCACCGATCGTGGAACGCTACCTGGAGGCGGCTTCGGTGCCGGTGCTGATGAAGCCCAATGCCGGCCTGCCGCAGGAAAAGGACGGCAAAACGATCTATAACGTGGGGCCGGAGGAATTCTCCGCCCAGATTATTCCGCTGATCGAAAAAGGCCTGCGGATCATCGGCGGCTGCTGCGGAACAACGCCGGATTTCATCCGGGCAGTAAAGAGCGCCTCCGAAGGCATGATCCCCGGGCCCATTGAACCGAAAGAACGTACCGTGATCGCTTCCCGGGGCCAGATCATTGAACTGGGGAAGAATCCGGTGATCATCGGCGAACGGATCAACCCGACGGGCAAAAAGCGGCTCCGCAAAGCCCTGGAAGAAGGCGACATGGCCTATGTGCTGAATGAGGCCATTGTGCAGGAGGAACACGGAGCCGAGGTGCTGGACGTGAACGTCGGCACGCCGGGCGTGGATGAACCGGCACTGCTGGAGCAGGCGGTGCAGGAACTGCAGGCGGTGACAGATCTGCCGCTGCAGTTGGACACCTCTGATCCGGAAGCGATGAGGCGGGCTCTGCGGGTATACAACGGCAAGGCCCTGATCAACTCTGTGAACGGGAAGCAGGAGGTTATGGATGCCATCTTCCCGCTGGTGCAGAAATACGGCGGGGCGGTAGTGGCCCTGACGCTGGATGAAGGCGGCATTCCCGGCACGGCGGAAGGCCGGCTGGCAATCGCTGAGCGCATCCTGAAGGAAGCGGAAAAGTACGGGATCCGTCCGAAAGACATCCTGTTTGATACCCTGACCATGACGGTCAGCACGGACGGAAACGCGGCGAAGGTAACGCTGGACGCGCTGAAGATGATCCGGGAAAAGACCGGCTGCGGCACGGTGCTGGGCGTGAGCAACGTATCTTTCGGCCTGCCGGTGCGGGAAGTGCTGGGCAGTGTTTTCCTGACGCTGGCGCTGGAAAGAGGCCTGTCCGGAGCCATTATGAACCCGCTGAACGAGCGGATGATGGGCGCGATGATCAGCTTCCGTACCCTGACGGGCCGGGATGAGAACTGCGCTGCCTATATCAAATACGCCAATGACCTGCCCACCATGCAGGCGGTAGCCCCGACGGCCGGGACCGGCCCCGCGAAGGAAACTGAAGCAAAGGGACTGCGCCGGGCGGTGGTAAAGGGACTGTGCAAGGAAGCGGCAAACCTGACCCGGACAGCCCTGGAAGAAGGACGGGACAGCCTGGACCTGGTGAAGGAAGAGATTATTCCGGCACTGGACGAGGTGGGCCAGGGCTTTGAAGCCAAGAAGATTTTCCTGCCCCAGCTGATGATGAGTGCGGAAGCCGCGGAGGCGGCCGTGGCGGAAATTAAGAAAAAAGCGGGAAACCGGGACGCGCAGGAATCCAAGGGAACCGTGGTGCTGGCAACCGTGAAGGGTGATATCCACGATATCGGCAAGAACATTGTAAAGCTGTTGCTGGAAAACTACGGGTTTACGGTGGCAGACCTGGGCAAGGACGTTCCGCCGGAAACAGTACTCGAGGCGGTGGAGCGCCTGCACGCACCGATCTGCGGCCTGAGCGCCCTGATGACCACCACAGTTCCGGCTATGGCGGAAACCGTGGCGCTGGTGCACGAGAAAGCCCCCTGGTGCCGGGTGATGGTGGGCGGCGCTGTGTTGACGGAAGAATATGCCCGGGATATCGGGGCGGACGGATACGGCAAGGACGCAATGGCCTCCGTACGCCTTGCGGAACGCTTTATGCAGGAGCAAGCCTGA
- a CDS encoding phosphodiester glycosidase family protein: MKKRLLCLLLCLMLCPVLAAAEEPADFFDNAEAEAVGKIIRTYDSPTLKYTVEQFIMEKERCYLTRIWVQDPTRQIRKATAAWKKNISRPGFIAEKIPEAAVIINGSGYVSPRYPEIPENYPGTSEDYYYTPLGSLTVTDGEVFRNLEGVPYYGITLDAEGLQMYTGEDNEAVLATEPSQTWSFYVGCPMLRDNEDLLPADWKFADQKAARTIIARLDQNNYVILTVSTEKKRGISLRRAEEFFQENFQAEWVYNLDGGYSSALLCRTRDKKKPRIITGGSAKVADIMAFTE; the protein is encoded by the coding sequence ATGAAGAAACGTCTTTTATGCCTGCTTTTGTGCCTGATGCTGTGTCCTGTGCTGGCAGCGGCAGAGGAGCCGGCGGATTTCTTTGACAATGCCGAGGCGGAAGCTGTCGGCAAGATCATCCGAACCTATGATTCACCGACACTTAAGTATACGGTGGAGCAGTTCATCATGGAAAAGGAGCGGTGCTACCTGACCCGAATCTGGGTGCAGGATCCGACCCGACAGATCCGGAAAGCCACCGCGGCATGGAAAAAGAATATCAGCCGACCCGGGTTTATCGCGGAAAAGATCCCGGAGGCGGCCGTGATCATCAACGGCAGCGGGTATGTCAGCCCGCGGTATCCGGAAATCCCGGAAAACTATCCGGGCACAAGTGAGGATTATTATTACACGCCTCTGGGCTCCCTGACCGTGACGGACGGGGAAGTCTTTCGCAACCTGGAGGGCGTACCCTATTACGGCATCACGCTGGACGCGGAAGGCCTGCAGATGTATACCGGGGAAGACAACGAGGCGGTACTGGCAACGGAACCCAGCCAGACCTGGTCCTTCTATGTCGGCTGCCCGATGCTGCGGGACAACGAGGACCTGCTGCCGGCAGACTGGAAGTTTGCTGACCAGAAGGCTGCCCGGACGATCATTGCCCGGCTGGATCAGAACAATTATGTGATCCTTACGGTTTCCACGGAGAAAAAGCGCGGCATCAGCCTGCGGCGCGCGGAGGAGTTCTTCCAGGAGAACTTCCAGGCCGAATGGGTGTATAACCTGGACGGCGGTTATTCCTCGGCACTGCTGTGCCGGACCCGGGACAAGAAAAAGCCCCGGATCATCACCGGGGGCAGCGCGAAAGTTGCTGATATCATGGCATTTACGGAATAA
- a CDS encoding DEAD/DEAH box helicase gives MEFKDLGLTPSLLKNIRDTGYETPTPIQQATIPLVLEGKDVLGCAQTGTGKTAAFALPILQRLKVIPPRRNAKVIRSLILSPTRELALQTWENFQLYGKGEGLDSAVIFGGVGQGSQVEALHRGADIVIACPGRLLDLMGQGLVRLDWVDIFVLDEADRMLDMGFIHDVRKIVRCLPEERQTLLFSATMPPEVEKLAMDLLKEPENVKVDPVTSTVDAIDQCLYYVDKVNKKHLLAQLLEDPEVESALVFSRTKHGVDRIVRDLKRKGIEAAGIHGDKSQNARQTALNRFRTGECRVLVATDIAARGIDVAGLSHVFNYDMPMEPESYIHRIGRTGRAGRTGKAVSFCCIDEVKQLNQVEKLIGKRLPLKESDWPMEVTTPTPPKVREPRPSRLDRQGNALAERRQAAVSAAVPSRPARTRPSGKVTIGRDGQVHSRPSGHGTGRPVHRVNRQKRRG, from the coding sequence ATGGAATTTAAAGATCTCGGTTTAACCCCTTCCCTTCTGAAAAACATCCGCGATACCGGTTATGAAACCCCGACCCCCATCCAGCAGGCCACCATTCCGCTGGTTCTGGAGGGAAAGGATGTGCTGGGCTGCGCCCAGACCGGCACCGGCAAGACCGCTGCCTTTGCCCTGCCCATCCTGCAGCGGCTGAAAGTGATTCCCCCGCGGCGGAACGCCAAGGTGATCCGCTCCCTGATCCTTTCTCCTACCCGGGAACTGGCCCTGCAGACCTGGGAGAATTTCCAGCTCTACGGCAAGGGCGAAGGATTGGACAGCGCTGTCATCTTCGGCGGTGTCGGCCAGGGCAGCCAGGTGGAAGCCCTGCACCGCGGTGCCGATATCGTCATCGCCTGCCCCGGACGTCTGCTGGACCTGATGGGTCAGGGCCTTGTCCGTCTGGACTGGGTGGACATCTTTGTGCTGGATGAAGCGGACCGCATGCTGGACATGGGCTTTATCCACGACGTACGGAAGATCGTCCGCTGCCTGCCGGAAGAGCGCCAGACCCTGCTGTTCTCCGCCACCATGCCGCCGGAAGTGGAAAAGCTGGCCATGGACCTGCTCAAAGAGCCGGAAAACGTCAAGGTTGACCCCGTCACCTCCACCGTGGACGCCATCGACCAGTGCCTATACTATGTGGACAAGGTAAACAAAAAGCACCTGCTGGCGCAGCTGCTGGAGGATCCAGAAGTGGAAAGCGCCCTGGTCTTCTCCCGCACCAAGCATGGTGTAGACCGGATTGTCCGGGACCTGAAGCGCAAGGGAATTGAAGCTGCCGGCATCCATGGCGACAAGAGCCAGAATGCCCGCCAGACCGCCCTCAATCGTTTCCGCACCGGAGAATGTCGGGTGTTGGTTGCCACGGACATCGCTGCCCGCGGCATCGACGTGGCCGGCCTCAGCCATGTGTTCAACTATGATATGCCCATGGAGCCGGAATCTTATATCCACCGCATCGGCCGTACCGGCCGTGCCGGACGGACAGGCAAAGCCGTTTCCTTCTGCTGCATTGATGAAGTGAAGCAGCTGAACCAGGTGGAAAAGCTCATTGGCAAGCGCCTCCCCCTGAAGGAAAGTGACTGGCCCATGGAGGTCACCACCCCCACGCCGCCCAAGGTTCGGGAACCCCGGCCTTCCAGGCTGGACAGGCAGGGCAACGCCCTTGCGGAGCGCCGCCAGGCGGCTGTTTCTGCTGCCGTGCCTTCACGCCCTGCCCGCACCCGTCCTTCCGGCAAAGTGACAATCGGCAGAGACGGACAGGTTCATTCCCGTCCCTCCGGTCATGGCACCGGCCGTCCCGTCCACCGGGTTAATCGCCAGAAACGCCGCGGTTAA